Part of the Arthrobacter globiformis genome is shown below.
GTGGCTAACCTGGCGAACATGTGGAACGACGGCGGCATGTTCCCGCACGGCCTGTTCGGCTTCATCCTCGGCTTCCAGATCGCCATCTTCGCTTTCGCCGGCATCGAACTAGTGGGCACCGCAGCCGCCGAAACCAAGAACCCGGAAAAGAACCTCCCCCGGGCCATCAACTCGATCCCGATCCGTGTCCTGCTCTTCTACGTGGGCGCCCTTGTGGTCATCATGGCCGTCAACCCGTGGCGGAGCATCGACGCCGCCAGCAGCCCGTTCATCGGCATGTTCACCCTCGCCGGCCTGGGCATCGCCGCCGTCGTGATCAACCTGGTGGTCCTCACCTCGGCCGCCTCCAGTGCCAACTCCGGCATTTACTCCACCTCGCGCATGGTCTACGGCCTCGCGCAGGACGGCAACGCCCCGAAGGCCTTCGGCAAGCTCAGCGTCCGCAAGGTTCCGCAGAATGCACTCCTGTTCTCGTGCATCTTCCTGCTGGCCGGCCTGGTCCTGCTGTACGCGGGCGACTCCGTGATCGGCGCCTTCACCATCGTCACCTCCGTGGCTTCGGTGCTGACCATGTTCGTCTGGTCGATGATCCTCATCAGCTACATCGTGTTCCGCCGCCGCCGGCCGGAACTCCACGAGGCGTCCGCCTTCAAGATGCCGGGTTCGGCCTTCATGCCCTACGTGGTCCTGGCCTTCTTCGCGTTCATGCTCGTGGCCCTGGCCCAGGCCGAGGACACCCGCCTGGCGCTGGTGGTTGCCCCGGTGTGGTTCCTGCTGCTGGGCGCTGCCTGGCACTTCAACCGCCAGACGCCCCTGCAGCAGGCCCGGATCGCGGAGTGGAAGGCCGAGGGTGCCAGCGTTCCCGCCCCTGCGGCCGGCTCCGGCACGGCCTAGATCCTTCATGCGGCTTGACCCCGCGGGCTGAGCCCGCATCCCGAAAAACCGCGCCGCGGCCACCCCGGTGGTCCGCGGCGCGGTTTTTCTTTTCTTTGCCCTGTTCTTCTTTGGCCAGGTCCAGCTCCGGTAAGCGGTGAGGAAGGTGTTAAGCGGAAATTACACAGGGCGCCGGGCGCTGTAACACGTGCGGCGAAGGATGGACCCATGCCGGGCTGATGGCAGCGGCCGCAGCGTCCCTCCGCCGAAAGGATCCGACCGTGATCTTGAAGAACATCTTCCTTCAGGGCATCTTCCCGTTCGACGGTGCAGGGCTCGAAAAAGCCGTGCCCATCCACAGCCAGCTCTCCCATTTCGTCCCGGACGGCGTGATCAACCAGACGCTGTATTTCCGTGGCGGCAACTCCTCCCCCGAACTGATCACGGTGGTTCTGATGCGGGACGGCGTGCCCATGCGGTACTTCCCGATTGCTGCCAAAGGGGACGTCCACGTCCCGCTGCGCGTCGTGGAGGACATCGACGGCGGCTCGCTGATCGAGCTGAGATTGCTGGCGGACACGGGGGTCAGCGGCTCCGTCGTCATCGACATGGGCATGGTGGAGCACTGATGACCGCCCTCGCCAGCCGCTCCGCGCGGAGCACGCCGGGTGATACCCGCCGCCGGCTTGTGGTGATCGGCAACGGGATGGCCGGCGCCCGGGCCGTCGAGGAAATCCTGGCCCGCGGCGGCGCCGTCCAGCACAGAATCACCATGTTCGGCGACGAGCCCTATGGCAATTACAACCGGATCATGCTCAGCCATGTCCTCTCCGGCGAGGAGGACACCGGAAACATCTTCCTCAATTCACTGGCCTGGTATCGGGAAAACGACATCACGCTGCACAGCGGCGTCCGGGTGGAGAGGATCGACCGTTTCGCCAAGCTGGTGTTCTCCGACGACGGCCGGGCCACTCCGTACGATGTGCTGATCATCGCCACCGGCAGCC
Proteins encoded:
- the cycA gene encoding D-serine/D-alanine/glycine transporter — translated: MSERTTSISVQPSTEGAESGQSREPHLARGLGNRHIQLLAIGGAIGTGLFMGSGKTISLAGPSVIFVYMIIGFMLFFVMRAMGEILLSNLNYKSFSDFAGDILGPWAGFFTGWSYWFFWVVTGVADIVAIAGYVDKLAPGTPLWIPALITPVVLILLNLPTVKAFGEAEFWFAIIKVVAILALIATGVVMIATNFTSPSGAVANLANMWNDGGMFPHGLFGFILGFQIAIFAFAGIELVGTAAAETKNPEKNLPRAINSIPIRVLLFYVGALVVIMAVNPWRSIDAASSPFIGMFTLAGLGIAAVVINLVVLTSAASSANSGIYSTSRMVYGLAQDGNAPKAFGKLSVRKVPQNALLFSCIFLLAGLVLLYAGDSVIGAFTIVTSVASVLTMFVWSMILISYIVFRRRRPELHEASAFKMPGSAFMPYVVLAFFAFMLVALAQAEDTRLALVVAPVWFLLLGAAWHFNRQTPLQQARIAEWKAEGASVPAPAAGSGTA
- a CDS encoding molybdopterin oxidoreductase; the protein is MILKNIFLQGIFPFDGAGLEKAVPIHSQLSHFVPDGVINQTLYFRGGNSSPELITVVLMRDGVPMRYFPIAAKGDVHVPLRVVEDIDGGSLIELRLLADTGVSGSVVIDMGMVEH